The Biomphalaria glabrata chromosome 13, xgBioGlab47.1, whole genome shotgun sequence sequence GAGCCAAGAAGGAGGAGTTTGAACGAGAGACGGCTAGGCTTGAGCGAGAGGAGAGATTGaagaaagaggcgaaggcagaagaGGAGAGATTAAGGAAAGAGGCGCAGGCTGAGGAGAAAGCCAGACTTGAGCGTGAAGAGAGGTTGAGAAGAGAGGCGAAGGCGGAGGAAGAGAGGTTGAGAAAAGAGGCGAAGGCGGAGGAAGAGAGGTTGAGAAGAGAGGCGAAGGCAGATGAGGCCGCCAGACATGAACGAGAGGAGAGGGCCAGGCGTGAGGAACACGAGAGGTGGAAGGAGAGAGATGCTAGAGAGGAGCTCAAGAGAAAAGATGAACTGGAGTTGGCACGGCTTAAAGAGAAGTCGGCGCCAGAGGCAGGTGCAGTGGTAGGTCAGGCAGTTGAGGTGCGACAAAAGAGTGTCTTGGACAGGCTAGACAAGAACTTCCAAGGCATGAAGGAAGAGGACGATCTTCTGGCGTACCTGACGCACTTCGAGGCCGTAGCAGCAAGGTGTAAGATTGAGAGTAAAGAGTGGGCCCTACTGTTGTCCTACAAACTGACGACATCTCTCAAAAACTTTATGTTGAGGGACAGTCTGTTCCTTAGCGACAAGTATGAGGATGTCAAAACGGCACTTCTCCGCCACGCAGACATTAATGCGGAGACATGCCGCAAAAGGTTCCACCGGGTCAAACCACGGCAGAATGACTTCCGTGGGTATGTGACTGAGCGGAGGGCCGCGCTGGACAACTGGTGCAAAATGGCCGAGGTAGGAAAGACGGTAGATGAGATCAAAGATCTCTTGATTAAAGACGGGATACTTGAAAGTGTATCAAGTGAAGTGTACAGGCAGCTTGTCTTAAACAAACAGAGTACGGTAGAGAACATGCTGGAGGTAATCGAAGGTTTTAAGGTAGCTGATTCGAATGTTTCAATTAGTAAAGAAGAAACTGTGTATGTGGCAGCAGCATGTTGTGAGCCTGTGATTAAGCAGAGTCCAGTGGTTAAAAGAAAGGTAATTGTTTGTTTCAGGTGTGGCGAGCAAGGTCATAAATCAGCTGAGTGCTCTAATGAATTTGTTGCCCAAAATAATGAGACTGGTGTTGAGAATGTAAATCCCAATGATATTGTAAAGGACCAAGACCAGCGATCTAGACATAGATGACTAGAGGGTCGTCGCGATTCGGAAGGTCGCCGTAGGTATAAGTTAATGCCGGATCGTTATACAGTTACTATTAGGAATTTGCCATTCAATGTTAACTGGCAAAAGCTTAAGGATAGGTTTAGGGAGTTTGGTTTGTTTGGGTTTGTGGAGGTTTTAGAGGCAAACGGGAAGTCCATGGGTGTTGGACATGTAAGGTTTAAGAACTTAGCAGACGTTGCTAAGGCCGTTAGATATTTGGACAGGTCGAAATTTGGTAGTAGAAGTATTGTGGTAGTCCCTCATCGCGTGAGCTCGAGAGGTTGACGTGATGATTAAGTTAGTAATTTGGTCGCATCGGTAAATTTTGCGGGCGTGGTTTGATAGGCTAGCACACACATGAAAGTATTGCGTTACTAGTTGGTTGAGTAATTGGTAGTAGAGTAAAATGTACATGATGAAGCTCAGGTAATAGAGCATATACTAGCATAAAAGTACAATCTTATCCTGTTTGAATTTAGCAATTGGATCTGGGTTATGAATCTAGTTGCATTTTCTGTCGTATAGGATGAAGATCATTAATGACATGCTTAATTGTACCGCGGGTGGTATAATAGTAGCATTATCTTGTTCAACTGTTTTTCTTAAAGATATCTAAGTTAAAGGAAGGTTTAAGGCTTAAAGTGGTCTGGAGGGTTGTAAAAATTAATACCTGTAATTATTAATCATACCTATTAATCGCGTTGGCGGGTTTGTACAGTAGGTACGCCTGGGTACGCGGAGTTGTTTCCTTTTACCAATTTACTATGTCGGAGTTGGTCTGTTAAGGTGCACTGGAAACATGAGTGCGCGGAGGCTTTGAGCAGGGTGCAGGCATATCTGTGTAGGTACCCCATTCTTCGTTTGCCTGATCCTTcattgccattttttcttcagacCGATGCTTCGGACAAAGGAATCTCCGGTATACTGAGTCAGTGCGTGAAAGGTGTTCTGCATCCCGTCAAGTATGTGAGTCGCAAGTTGTTGCCTCGGGAGCAGAGATATTCCATCATCGAGAGAGAAGGCTTGGCTATTGTATCTGCCATTAGAAAACTGGACAGATACCTTAGGGGAACGACGTTTCACCTTCAGACAGACCACAAGGCCTTGGCTTACCTCCGGAGCACGAACTTTACGAACCACCGTGTTACGAGGTGGGCGCTGATGCTCCAGGACTACAATTTCGACGTGTGTCACATAAAAGGAGAGGACAATATACTTGCAGACTTGTGCTCAAGACTGGTGTGATTCGCAcaaaaagactattttattaTAGCTATTGCTTGATATGTATGAATATGTATGTAATATGTACtgcttgtttttattatgcATTGTAATGTTATAATAGTTTTATGATGGATGTTGTTCTTTGCGACATCATCTATGtgaataattatgtaattttGACTTTATGAAGGTTGTATTCTTCGGCGTCAATGTTGGCAATGTTTCCTAATTCTTTTGCTGTCTCTATACttcagttttcaattttttttgaaGACTGGACTTGTTTTCGCAAGATCCAGTTAGAGGGAGAGGGGGGATGTCGTGCGCATCTGGTAGGGTATTTTCGTTTGAGCACCATAAGGTCTTATTAGTTCTGTTTCTAAGGATGcgctatattggtgtcattgttctcttgttgtgccttgagatgagtctctttATGTTCTCTTTGTGTGCCTTGAGATTGAGTTATCTGTGTGGTGttattccccagtattgggtaagttagtttattttactatcttctACATGTCGTAGCTTTACAATCATTTCTTTAATAATCGTGAGAATGGCGGTATCAAAggagtgtgtatttttcttatttagggacgcaggcttgggactctgctggagtcaaGTCTGAGTTGTAGGCTTGGTAGTTGACTATTGCCCGTGGCGTTGGGTTGGCGTTGTGAGGCCGGATTGACTAtggcactgagattaaggtgtgctatagccCGTTGAATGTAATCTGTAATTGCCattgatatttattcataatgtatgcctcataatatcatatatatcattaactcattaaacctttgttgttatatgcaataTTGTTATTCAATAGTATACGTTAATAGTTGGTTTATTCGTTCCTAGATATGTATTGCATAAATTGATTACTAGACTGTTAGGGGTgcccaggcagacgagccaagGCTAAATTATAACCCCGGCATAAAGCTAATAAACACTGCTCAGGTGGGGAGCCCGGCGGagtacatcataccctagatgagcGCGAGGACAAAGCCCACCTGACAGAAATGGGGGCTCTGGGAAACAATATGTAAATGTCAACTTTGTGACCTCTGTGTCCTTGATTTGACCGCTAGGGCCAGTATAAAATGCAGATACATAATGGatatgttttgtatattttaaagtgatcagtaaatacatttatgaTGTTAAAGCGGTCTGCTGTTGTGCAGCACTAAATAGATTAGACGAGCATTCGGTGTATTTTGCGTAATGGGATTGGTTCACAATATGGATCGAGAAACTTAGAGTGTGTAGTTACTCTTTGAAACTATTGTAAcctgttcttttatttattgtcacCAACGCCTGAATCCTCTGACTCTGAGCGGCAACGTGTGAGTGGATCGAGTGCCTGTCGACGGGATCGACCTGAAACTGTGTGTCTTGCTGGCTGGTGTACCGGAACCGTCCTGAAGTTAGAACCGTTTGTCTGCTCCAGTGGCCTTGGTTGTCTGTGGCTTCTATCTCCTGCGGAGCCTGGAGTGAGGCGATTTTCTTCCGACGCGGGATACTGAGCAGATAAGTCCTTGGCCCTGTTTTTGTCGATGCGCCCTTGATTTCAGTTAGCCCGTTGtaattaagaaataatatatatatttttttcctttttatctcTATGATCTAACTTTGGTTTTTGTTAGCGATAGTTAGACTGTAAGTATTATTTAATAGTCTGTGTGATGGAGACGAGGTTGACTCTAACCGCCCAGTTCATCAGTGACGGCCGTGCTCTCGGGTATGATGGTGAGAGGTTGGAGAGGTATGTGGCAGAGCAGAAGGTTGAATACGAGAGAGCCAAGAAGGAGGAGTTTGAACGAGAGACGGCTAGGCTTGAGCGAGAGGAGAGATTGaagaaagaggcgaaggcagaagaGGAGAGATTAAGGAAAGAGGCGCAGGCTGAGGAGAAAGCCAGACTTGAGCGTGAAGAGAGGTTGAGAAGAGAGGCGAAGGCGGAGGAAGAGAGGTTGAGAAAAGAGGCGAAGGCGGAGGAAGAGAGGTTGAGAAGAGAGGCGAAGGCAGATGAGGCCGCCAGACATGAACGAGAGGAGAGGGCCAGGCGTGAGGAACACGAGAGGTGGAAGGAGAGAGATGCTAGAGAGGAGCTCAAGAGAAAAGATGAACTGGAGTTGGCACGGCTTAAAGAGAAGTCGGCGCCAGAGGCAGGTGCAGTGGTAGGTCAGGCAGTTGAGGTGCGACAAAAGAGTGTCTTGGACAGGCTAGACAAGAACTTCCAAGGCATGAAGGAAGAGGACGATCTTCTGGCGTACCTGACGCACTTCGAGGCCGTAGCAGCAAGGTGTAAGATTGAGAGTAAAGAGTGGGCCCTACTGTTGTCCTACAAACTGACGACATCTCTCAAAAACTTTATGTTGAGGGACAGTCTGTTCCTTAGCGACAAGTATGAGGATGTCAAAACGGCACTTCTCCGCCACGCAGACATTAATGCGGAGACATGCCGCAAAAGGTTCCACCGGGTCAAACCACGGCAGAATGACTTCCGTGGGTATGTGACTGAGCGGAGGGCCGCGCTGGACAACTGGTGCAAAATGGCCGAGGTAGGAAAGACGGTAGATGAGATCAAAGATCTCTTGATTAAAGACGGGATACTTGAAAGTGTATCAAGTGAAGTGTACAGGCAGCTTGTCTTAAACAAACAGAGTACGGTAGAGAACATGCTGGAGGTAATCGAAGGTTTTAAGGTAGCTGATTCGAATGTTTCAATTAGTAAAGAAGAAACTGTGTATGTGGCAGCAGCATGTTGTGAGCCTGTGATTAAGCAGAGTCCAGTGGTTAAAAGAAAGGTAATTGTTTGTTTCAGGTGTGGCGAGCAAGGTCATAAATCAGCTGAGTGCTCTAATGAATTTGTTGCCCAAAATAATGAGACTGGTGTTGAGAATGTAAATCCCAATGATATTGTAAAGGACCAAGACCAGCGATCTAGACATAGATGACTAGAGGGTCGTCGCGATTCGGAAGGTCGCCGTAGGTATAAGTTAATGCCGGATCGTTATACAGTTACTATTAGGAATTTGCCATTCAATGTTAACTGGCAAAAGCTTAAGGATAGGTTTAGGGAGTTTGGTTTGTTTGGGTTTGTGGAGGTTTTAGAGGCAAACGGGAAGTCCATGGGTGTTGGACATGTAAGGTTTAAGAACTTAGCAGACGTTGCTAAGGCCGTTAGATATTTGGACAGGTCGAAATTTGGTAGTAGAAGTATTGTGGTAGTCCCTCATCGCGTGAGCTCGAGAGGTTGACGTGATGATTAAGTTAGTAATTTGGTCGCATCGGTAAATTTTGCGGGCGTGGTTTGATAGGCTAGCACACACATGAAAGTATTGCGTTACTAGTTGGTTGAGTAATTGGTAGTAGAGTAAAATGTACATGATGAAGCTCAGGTAATAGAGCATATACTAGCATAAAAGTACAATCTTATCCTGTTTGAATTTAGCAATTGGATCTGGGTTATGAATCTAGTTGCATTTTCTGTCGTATAGGATGAAGATCATTAATGACATGCTTAATTGTACCGCGGGTGGTATAATAGTAGCATTATCTTGTTCAACTGTTTTTCTTAAAGATATCTAAGTTAAAGGAAGGTTTAAGGCTTAAAGTGGTCTGGAGGGTTGTAAAAATTAATACCTGTAATTATTAATCATACCTATTAATCGCGTTGGCGGGTTTGTACAGTAGGTACGCCTGGGTACGCGGAGTTGTTTCCTTTTACCAATTTACTATGTCGGAGTTGGTCTGTTAAGGTGCACTGGAAACATGAGTGCGCGGAGGCTTTGAGCAGGGTGCAGGCATATCTGTGTAGGTACCCCATTCTTCGTTTGCCTGATCCTTcattgccattttttcttcagacCGATGCTTCGGACAAAGGAATCTCCGGTATACTGAGTCAGTGCGTGAAAGGTGTTCTGCATCCCGTCAAGTATGTGAGTCGCAAGTTGTTGCCTCGGGAGCAGAGATATTCCATCATCGAGAGAGAAGGCTTGGCTATTGTATCTGCCATTAGAAAACTGGACAGATACCTTAGGGGAACGACGTTTCACCTTCAGACAGACCACAAGGCCTTGGCTTACCTCCGGAGCACGAACTTTACGAACCACCGTGTTACGAGGTGGGCGCTGATGCTCCAGGACTACAATTTCGACGTGTGTCACATAAAAGGAGAGGACAATATACTTGCAGACTTGTGCTCAAGACTGGTGTGATTCGCAcaaaaagactattttattaTAGCTATTGCTTGATATGTATGAATATGTATGTAATATGTACtgcttgtttttattatgcATTGTAATGTTATAATAGTTTTATGATGGATGTTGTTCTTTGCGACATCATCTATGtgaataattatgtaattttGACTTTATGAAGGTTGTATTCTTCGGCGTCAATGTTGGCAATGTTTCCTAATTCTTTTGCTGTCTCTATACttcagttttcaattttttttgaaGACTGGACTTGTTTTCGCAAGATCCAGTTAGAGGGAGAGGGGGGATGTCGTGCGCATCTGGTAGGGTATTTTCGTTTGAGCACCATAAGGTCTTATTAGTTCTGTTTCTAAGGATGcgctatattggtgtcattgttctcttgttgtgccttgagatgagtctctttATGTTCTCTTTGTGTGCCTTGAGATTGAGTTATCTGTGTGGTGttattccccagtattgggtaagttagtttattttactatcttctACATGTCGTAGCTTTACAATCATTTCTTTAATAATCGTGAGAATGGCGGTATCAAAggagtgtgtatttttcttatttagggacgcaggcttgggactctgctggagtcaaGTCTGAGTTGTAGGCTTGGTAGTTGACTATTGCCCGTGGCGTTGGGTTGGCGTTGTGAGGCCGGATTGACTAtggcactgagattaaggtgtgctatagccCGTTGAATGTAATCTGTAATTGCCattgatatttattcataatgtatgcctcataatatcatatatatcattaactcattaaacctttgttgttatatgcaataTTGTTATTCAATAGTATACGTTAATAGTTGGTTTATTCGTTCCTAGATATGTATTGCATA is a genomic window containing:
- the LOC129922261 gene encoding trichohyalin-like isoform X1, translating into METRLTLTAQFISDGRALGYDGERLERYVAEQKVEYERAKKEEFERETARLEREERLKKEAKAEEERLRKEAQAEEKARLEREERLRREAKAEEERLRKEAKAEEERLRREAKADEAARHEREERARREEHERWKERDAREELKRKDELELARLKEKSAPEAGAVVGQAVEVRQKSVLDRLDKNFQGMKEEDDLLAYLTHFEAVAARCKIESKEWALLLSYKLTTSLKNFMLRDSLFLSDKYEDVKTALLRHADINAETCRKRFHRVKPRQNDFRGYVTERRAALDNWCKMAEVGKTVDEIKDLLIKDGILESVSSEVYRQLVLNKQSTVENMLEVIEGFKVADSNVSISKEETVYVAAACCEPVIKQSPVVKRKVIVCFRCGEQGHKSAECSNEFVAQNNETGVENVNPNDIVKDQDQRSRHR
- the LOC129922261 gene encoding trichohyalin-like isoform X3, which gives rise to METRLTLTAQFISDGRALGYDGERLERYVAEQKVEYERAKKEEFERETARLEREERLKKEAKAEEERLRKEAQAEEKARLEREERLRREAKAEEERLRREAKADEAARHEREERARREEHERWKERDAREELKRKDELELARLKEKSAPEAGAVVGQAVEVRQKSVLDRLDKNFQGMKEEDDLLAYLTHFEAVAARCKIESKEWALLLSYKLTTSLKNFMLRDSLFLSDKYEDVKTALLRHADINAETCRKRFHRVKPRQNDFRGYVTERRAALDNWCKMAEVGKTVDEIKDLLIKDGILESVSSEVYRQLVLNKQSTVENMLEVIEGFKVADSNVSISKEETVYVAAACCEPVIKQSPVVKRKVIVCFRCGEQGHKSAECSNEFVAQNNETGVENVNPNDIVKDQDQRSRHR
- the LOC129922261 gene encoding trichohyalin-like isoform X4 — its product is METRLTLTAQFISDGRALGYDGERLERYVAEQKVEYERAKKEEFERETARLEREERLKKEAKAEEERLRKEAQAEEKARLEREERLRKEAKAEEERLRREAKADEAARHEREERARREEHERWKERDAREELKRKDELELARLKEKSAPEAGAVVGQAVEVRQKSVLDRLDKNFQGMKEEDDLLAYLTHFEAVAARCKIESKEWALLLSYKLTTSLKNFMLRDSLFLSDKYEDVKTALLRHADINAETCRKRFHRVKPRQNDFRGYVTERRAALDNWCKMAEVGKTVDEIKDLLIKDGILESVSSEVYRQLVLNKQSTVENMLEVIEGFKVADSNVSISKEETVYVAAACCEPVIKQSPVVKRKVIVCFRCGEQGHKSAECSNEFVAQNNETGVENVNPNDIVKDQDQRSRHR
- the LOC129922261 gene encoding uncharacterized protein LOC129922261 isoform X5, translating into METRLTLTAQFISDGRALGYDGERLERYVAEQKVEYERAKKEEFERETARLEREERLKKEAKAEEERLRKEAQAEEKARLEREERLRREAKADEAARHEREERARREEHERWKERDAREELKRKDELELARLKEKSAPEAGAVVGQAVEVRQKSVLDRLDKNFQGMKEEDDLLAYLTHFEAVAARCKIESKEWALLLSYKLTTSLKNFMLRDSLFLSDKYEDVKTALLRHADINAETCRKRFHRVKPRQNDFRGYVTERRAALDNWCKMAEVGKTVDEIKDLLIKDGILESVSSEVYRQLVLNKQSTVENMLEVIEGFKVADSNVSISKEETVYVAAACCEPVIKQSPVVKRKVIVCFRCGEQGHKSAECSNEFVAQNNETGVENVNPNDIVKDQDQRSRHR